TGCCGGAATCCTTTTAACCATGTTTGACAAAAGAACCAACCTGTCTTATCAGGTAGCTGAAGATGCTAAAAAGCACTTCAATGACAAGGTGTTCAAATCGGTCATTCCTAGAAATATTCGGCTGAGTGAAGCCCCAAGTTTTGGCAAACCGATACTGATGTATGATGCAACATCCACTGGCGCGCAAAGCTATTTTGATCTGGCAAAGGAAATCATCAATTTTTATAAAGAGAAAACATAAATGAGTTCAACCCAAAGAAAAGTGGAAAAATCTCCGTGCCAAACATGAAAAAACGAAAAAAATTAGCCTTGGGAAAAGGACTGGATGCGCTTATTCCAGACATTAAATCTTCGGAAGACAAGCCTTTGGACTATTTCTTTTGTGAAACCGATCTGATCAGCCCCAATCGTTATCAGCCCCGTCTTCAGTTTTCTGAAGATGAACTTAAGGAATTGTGTGATTCCATAAAAACACAGGGCATTCTTCAACCGCTGCTGGTTAGAAAAGACAATATCGGTTATGAACTTATTACGGGTGAAAGACGCCTGCGAGCAGCAAAAATGGCAGGACTCAATAAGGTGCCCGTGGTTATAAAAAATATTTCAGATGCAGAGCTGCTGGAAATGTCAATTGTGGAAAATATCCAGCGGGAAGATTTTAATCCCTTAGAGGAGGCCGAAGCCTATCATCGTCTGATCACCCAATTCGACCTCACCCAGGACCAGGCAGCCATTCGTGTGGGAAAAAGCAGATCCGCGGTGGCCAACTTTTTAAGACTCAGGCAACTGCCGGATGAGATAAAGGCCAGTATTTTGGATGGCTCTTTAAGTATGGGTCATGCCAGGGCTTTGTTAAGTGCCGAAGTACCTTCTCAACAAATCGCCGCCTGGCGTGCGGTGGTATCTAAAGGTCTATCAGTCAGGGAAACGGAAAACCTGATAAAAAAATTAAAAGCAGGAAAGAAAAAACCCAAAGAATCACAGCCAAGTTCAGAAGATATATACTTTTCGGATCTGGCCGGTAACCTTTCTAGTTATTTTGGGACCAAAGTTCAGATAAAAAGAAAGGGACAAAAGGGAAAGGTTGAAATCGAATTCTACAACAATGACGACCTCGATCGACTCATAAACCTTTTTAAACGAGATTAAGACCAATGGCGTCGAAAAGAGTCTCATCTACTAATTTATATATGGGCCTCTTTTTCTAGCCGTCAGGCGCGAAGCCTTTTTTACCCATTCATCAACACCAATGTCTATCCATATAATAATCGATGGCTATAATCTGATCCGCCAGTCATCTTCTTTGAGCCCGCTTGACCGCCGGGACCTGCAACTTGGCAGAGAAGCGCTGGTTGATTTGCTGGTAACATATAAAAGAATAAAACATCATAAAATAACGGTCGTTTTTGACGGAACCAATGCTGCTTCCTCTTCCGGCCACAAAGACTATATTGGCGGAATTGAAATAAAATTTTCCCGTAGCGGTGAATCGGCTGATTCGGTTATCAAAAATATGGCCGCAGGAGAAAAAGAAAAAGCCCTGGTGGTAAGCTCTGATCGGGATGTGGTGGATTCCGCCTATTTATCCGGAGCTGCTGTCATCAGCTCCATTGAATTTGAAAAAAGGCTTGAAATGGCTGCCCATTTAGACGGTTTTAGTGTTGACGATACAGATGAAGTGGGCTGGATTCCCACAACCAAAAAAAAAGGTCCCAGCAGAAAGCTTCCCAAAAGAAAAAGACGGAGTGCCGCTAAAATTAAAAAACTATAGGGCTGGAAAGCTGGGAGGTTATAAAGCCATGAAGTTTCATCACATTAAATATAAACTTTATTTGAAGGTCACATGAAAAAAATATGTGTCATTGACGGACAGGGCGGTGGTATCGGCAGTACGATCATTAAGAAATTAAAAGAGCTGTTTCAGGAATCTGTCGAGATTATGGCACTGGGAACAAACGCAATTGCCACGGCCCAGATGCTAAAAGCCAGAGCAAACCGGGGCGCCTCCGGGGAAAATGCCATTGTTCAAACCGTAAAAAAGGTCGATATTATCATCGGTCCGGTTGGCATTATTATGGCCAATGCCATGTTGGGTGAAGTCACCCCGAAAATTGCAAAGGCCGTGGCAACCAGCCCGGCAATTAAATTTCTCATACCACTTACACAGGAAAATGTTGAAATCGTGGGCATCCCTGCTATGCCCCTTCCGCATCTTATTGAGGAGCTGATCGAAGTTAATTTAAAACCAATACTGCAAAAAAAGGAGTGATATATCATGTGTGAAGCCAATGCTTACCTGATTGAGGGTGACCAAAACAAGCTATTAATGGAGGCGGTTGATACAGTTGAACCTGAAGAGGACGGCATCAGACTCATCAGCATTTTCGGAGATCAAAAATTTATTAAAGCCCACATCCATTCTCTTTCCCTGGTGGACCATAAGGTTTTTCTGAAGGAATAAATCCTGTCGCAATGGTTTGGCCTCTGAGACACAAAGCCGCGAACCAAGGATAGAAATTTTATTACCATCTTTGTGCCTTAATGGCTGACATGAAATCCAGTTATTGCTTCTGGATAGACACTTTAAATTTCCAGTATGAAAATATTAATCGCCAAGACCGCAGGATTTTGCATGGGGGTGCGCCGGGCAGTGGAAATGGTTCTGGATGCACCCCAAAAGCTTAAAGGACCTATCAGCACTTACGGCCCTCTGATCCACAACCCTCAGGTGCTTAAACTTCTGGAAGAAAAACAAATATCTGTGATTAACGACATCCCTGATCATGGATCCGGCACCATTCTGATCAGGGCCCATGGAGTTCCCCCGGATGTAAAGCAGAACCTTGAAAAGGCCGGCTTTAATGTGTTGGATGCCACCTGCCCCCGCGTAATAAAGGTTCAGTCGATAATTAAAAAGCATGCGGGAAACCATTATGCCTCAATCATATTGGGAGACAAAGACCATCCGGAAGTGGTTGGATTGCTCGGTTATGCCGGAGAAAAGGGCCATGTAATCGGTAGCGTCAGCGATCTTCATTCACTTCCGCGCTTTGAAAAGGCAATTATCGTTGCCCAGACCACCCAAAATACACTCCTTTTTGATGAAATAAAAAAACAGGCGACGGATAATTTTCCTCACTACAAAGTCTTTAATACAATATGTGACTCTACCGGCCGTCGCCAGGCCGAAGTAAAACGCCTGGCATCATCGGTCGATACCATTGTTGTGGTTGGAGGATTCAGCAGCGGAAACACAAAACGGCTGGCTGAGATCGCCAAAAACACCGGAAAGACGGCCTATCACATAGAAACCGAATCAGATCTCAAAGCAATTGACTTAAAGCCACTGTTATCCTCTGCACGCATAGGAATCACCGCCGGTGCCTCCACCCCGAACTGGACCATCAAAAGAGTTTACCGGGCGCTTGAAGCGCTATCCTTTAAGAAAGGCCACGGCT
The nucleotide sequence above comes from Thermodesulfobacteriota bacterium. Encoded proteins:
- a CDS encoding ParB/RepB/Spo0J family partition protein, giving the protein MKKRKKLALGKGLDALIPDIKSSEDKPLDYFFCETDLISPNRYQPRLQFSEDELKELCDSIKTQGILQPLLVRKDNIGYELITGERRLRAAKMAGLNKVPVVIKNISDAELLEMSIVENIQREDFNPLEEAEAYHRLITQFDLTQDQAAIRVGKSRSAVANFLRLRQLPDEIKASILDGSLSMGHARALLSAEVPSQQIAAWRAVVSKGLSVRETENLIKKLKAGKKKPKESQPSSEDIYFSDLAGNLSSYFGTKVQIKRKGQKGKVEIEFYNNDDLDRLINLFKRD
- a CDS encoding NYN domain-containing protein; protein product: MSIHIIIDGYNLIRQSSSLSPLDRRDLQLGREALVDLLVTYKRIKHHKITVVFDGTNAASSSGHKDYIGGIEIKFSRSGESADSVIKNMAAGEKEKALVVSSDRDVVDSAYLSGAAVISSIEFEKRLEMAAHLDGFSVDDTDEVGWIPTTKKKGPSRKLPKRKRRSAAKIKKL
- a CDS encoding CooT family nickel-binding protein, which produces MCEANAYLIEGDQNKLLMEAVDTVEPEEDGIRLISIFGDQKFIKAHIHSLSLVDHKVFLKE
- a CDS encoding DUF3842 family protein, giving the protein MKKICVIDGQGGGIGSTIIKKLKELFQESVEIMALGTNAIATAQMLKARANRGASGENAIVQTVKKVDIIIGPVGIIMANAMLGEVTPKIAKAVATSPAIKFLIPLTQENVEIVGIPAMPLPHLIEELIEVNLKPILQKKE